The following are from one region of the Mannheimia granulomatis genome:
- the folK gene encoding 2-amino-4-hydroxy-6-hydroxymethyldihydropteridine diphosphokinase yields MQTVYIALGSNLNNPLEQLKQAVENLKSFATRFEISPFYGSKPVGPQDQPDYVNAVAKFDTDLSPTDLLDKLQSIEQKQGRVRLRRWGERTLDLDIILYGNQQIQTERLTIPHIEMKNREFVVVPLFSLTPDLILPTGEKLFDLYQQFKDHHMVVFS; encoded by the coding sequence ATGCAAACAGTTTATATTGCCTTAGGTTCAAACCTAAATAATCCCTTAGAACAACTAAAACAAGCGGTCGAAAATTTAAAAAGTTTTGCAACTCGCTTTGAGATTAGCCCGTTTTATGGCTCAAAGCCGGTTGGTCCGCAAGATCAGCCCGATTATGTGAATGCGGTAGCAAAATTTGATACTGATTTATCGCCAACGGATTTATTGGATAAATTACAAAGTATTGAACAGAAACAAGGGCGGGTTCGTTTACGCCGTTGGGGGGAGCGTACTTTGGATTTGGATATTATTTTATACGGTAATCAGCAGATTCAAACCGAGCGTTTAACCATACCGCATATTGAGATGAAAAACCGTGAATTTGTAGTTGTACCGCTGTTTAGCTTAACCCCTGATTTAATTTTACCCACAGGAGAAAAACTGTTCGATCTTTATCAGCAATTTAAAGATCACCATATGGTCGTTTTTAGTTAA
- the dksA gene encoding RNA polymerase-binding protein DksA encodes MTQVAKTTSLGLLALAGVKPYEPKKDEEYMNEAQREHFTKILKAWHSQIMDEAERTKSQLQEDMTNFADPNDRASQEEEFSLELRNRDRERKLLKKIEQTLHKIQDDDYGFCETCGVEIGIKRLEARPTADLCIDCKTLAEIREKQLGL; translated from the coding sequence ATGACTCAAGTGGCTAAAACCACATCTCTAGGTTTATTAGCACTAGCCGGTGTTAAACCTTATGAGCCGAAAAAAGATGAAGAATATATGAATGAAGCTCAACGTGAGCATTTCACAAAAATTCTTAAAGCATGGCATAGCCAAATCATGGATGAAGCGGAACGAACAAAGAGCCAGCTGCAAGAGGATATGACTAACTTTGCTGATCCAAATGACCGAGCAAGCCAAGAGGAAGAGTTCAGTTTAGAATTACGTAACCGTGATCGCGAGCGCAAGTTATTGAAAAAAATTGAACAAACATTGCATAAAATTCAAGATGATGATTATGGTTTCTGTGAAACTTGTGGTGTAGAGATTGGTATTAAACGCTTAGAAGCACGTCCAACAGCTGATTTATGTATAGATTGCAAAACATTGGCTGAAATTCGTGAGAAGCAGCTAGGTTTATAA
- a CDS encoding YdbH family protein, with protein sequence MMKRTLGILGILAVMLMTAIAVLMSSPMLGTTLNWLLPKGWQIQLTKGLTPGWQRASLPYFKLSYQNCPLISMDNSAVTWIKKQHLSIENIKVDYQCLSQLPQTQSNNSGTSLKALLALIPNGEASIHALTWVNLPENLSPRLNALLSKPTAFHIASLNQSITASLQQQAVNFSANFANEQLNAELTYHPNEKEQHKLNFSAQLKDDLSQLPPKLSAKYQWQLSDEIISNAALQSGTSTLTWQQNTAQQLEGNWQLNLAGSENDKFDFPFLFDGKNLEIKQGRFDWSLIEQFPFHGFISAKFTPETLQLENMFPIKTAVRISLLSQNRWGKGNIVISSEGGEVNQESLTLPIRLTGNIKHGNFILYSSIPLDLQGKFDDLRLKFLPSSLLRLTGKERYLTIEDLRFPLAGLQVDKYGIHGRLYAILKGESPDFKNINFHLDGYANNFKAGALDFFQNAPQLALLQDNWSWRIWGNSTLKAFNSKVNLNGRGQWHKNSIQLTEFKGNLSEIKLDDTIIPKTELTLNDTIKFDTTQNTLKGEIKLKSPEIRFSYGGNLPKPEAKLAFNGRTENLNFKGIINTTELGPLKLFARRQLTEQSSQIVGKLYWPEQSARGFQPLFPFRSQWIIKQGTIRGETAFSASIKNGLIAGGHLAIRNGGISLPDGEATGIEFALPYRYRDGHFHFGVKKPIAVNIAQIKLGDLALDKISMKINGYYPYNKTKPLNLNELTFKLFGGNLNIKHFSLPQTELAYLNLERIDFEELLNFIQYQQIDLKGKANATLPFWLSGKPCYICDGLLTQAQTSYLTFTPELLAAMGNSGYTEQILLHLVDKSTINDFRSLINVGPSGDLVLDGKLKLSSNQGKSKVNLNYNHRENMFDLWDLINYGSQFEQKLENYLYQKLEK encoded by the coding sequence ATGATGAAACGGACATTAGGCATTCTTGGCATTCTCGCGGTCATGTTAATGACAGCGATTGCTGTGCTTATGTCCAGCCCAATGCTCGGCACTACGCTTAATTGGCTTTTACCTAAAGGATGGCAAATTCAATTAACTAAAGGTTTAACCCCTGGCTGGCAGAGGGCATCGTTGCCTTACTTTAAGCTTTCCTACCAAAATTGCCCGCTGATTAGCATGGATAACAGTGCCGTTACTTGGATTAAAAAACAGCATTTATCTATCGAAAACATAAAAGTTGACTACCAATGCTTATCGCAGTTACCACAAACGCAAAGTAATAATTCCGGTACATCACTAAAAGCCTTATTAGCCCTTATTCCCAATGGCGAGGCCAGTATTCATGCCTTAACATGGGTCAATTTGCCTGAAAACTTATCGCCTCGACTAAATGCCTTATTAAGCAAACCTACTGCATTCCATATTGCCTCGTTAAATCAAAGTATTACTGCGTCTTTACAGCAACAAGCGGTCAACTTCTCGGCAAATTTTGCAAATGAACAACTGAATGCCGAATTAACTTACCACCCTAATGAAAAAGAACAACACAAATTAAACTTCTCTGCTCAGCTCAAAGATGATTTAAGCCAACTTCCCCCTAAGCTTTCAGCTAAATACCAATGGCAATTGTCTGATGAAATTATCTCAAATGCGGCCTTACAAAGCGGAACCTCAACCCTAACTTGGCAACAAAATACTGCACAACAACTAGAAGGAAATTGGCAACTTAATTTGGCTGGCTCAGAAAATGATAAATTCGATTTTCCGTTTCTCTTTGACGGGAAAAATCTAGAAATAAAACAGGGGCGTTTTGACTGGAGCTTAATAGAACAATTTCCATTTCACGGTTTTATTAGTGCTAAATTCACCCCCGAAACATTGCAGTTAGAGAATATGTTCCCAATAAAAACTGCGGTACGAATAAGCCTGCTTTCCCAAAATAGATGGGGAAAAGGCAATATCGTGATTTCAAGTGAAGGAGGTGAAGTCAATCAAGAAAGCTTAACACTACCAATACGATTAACCGGGAACATTAAACATGGGAATTTTATTTTATACAGTAGTATTCCTTTAGATTTACAAGGTAAATTTGACGATCTAAGGCTAAAATTTCTGCCTTCTTCTCTACTGCGACTTACCGGCAAAGAGCGTTACTTAACCATTGAAGATTTACGTTTTCCACTTGCAGGATTACAAGTCGATAAATACGGCATCCACGGTCGTTTATATGCCATTTTAAAAGGCGAAAGCCCCGACTTTAAAAATATCAACTTCCATTTAGACGGCTATGCGAATAATTTTAAAGCCGGAGCATTAGATTTCTTCCAAAATGCCCCACAGCTTGCTCTCCTTCAAGACAACTGGAGCTGGAGAATTTGGGGAAATTCCACTCTCAAAGCCTTTAACAGCAAAGTTAATTTAAACGGTCGGGGGCAATGGCATAAAAATAGTATTCAGCTTACTGAGTTTAAAGGCAATCTATCCGAGATAAAACTGGATGACACGATCATTCCAAAAACAGAATTAACTCTAAATGACACAATCAAATTTGATACTACACAGAACACACTCAAGGGTGAAATCAAATTAAAATCGCCTGAGATCCGTTTTAGCTATGGCGGCAATCTACCTAAACCTGAGGCAAAATTAGCGTTTAACGGTCGGACCGAAAATCTCAATTTTAAAGGTATTATTAATACAACCGAACTAGGTCCGCTAAAGCTCTTTGCTCGCCGCCAATTAACCGAACAATCCAGCCAAATTGTCGGTAAATTGTATTGGCCGGAACAATCAGCACGTGGTTTTCAACCACTTTTTCCGTTTCGAAGCCAATGGATTATCAAACAAGGAACGATTCGAGGAGAAACTGCTTTTAGTGCCAGCATAAAAAACGGCTTAATCGCAGGTGGGCATCTTGCTATTCGAAACGGGGGTATATCTTTGCCGGATGGTGAGGCCACAGGTATAGAGTTTGCATTGCCTTACCGCTATCGAGACGGACATTTTCATTTTGGTGTCAAAAAGCCTATTGCAGTCAACATCGCACAAATTAAATTAGGGGATTTAGCACTAGATAAGATTTCTATGAAAATCAACGGCTACTACCCTTATAACAAAACCAAACCGTTAAATTTAAATGAATTAACCTTTAAATTATTTGGTGGAAACCTCAATATTAAACACTTTTCCTTGCCACAAACAGAACTCGCATATTTAAACTTAGAACGAATTGATTTCGAAGAGCTACTTAATTTTATACAGTATCAACAAATTGATTTAAAGGGAAAAGCAAACGCTACTTTACCATTTTGGTTAAGCGGTAAGCCTTGTTATATTTGCGATGGACTACTGACCCAAGCACAAACCTCTTATTTAACTTTCACCCCCGAATTACTGGCTGCAATGGGAAATAGCGGCTATACCGAACAAATTTTGCTACACTTAGTAGATAAAAGTACAATCAATGATTTTCGTAGTCTTATTAATGTCGGGCCGAGTGGGGATTTAGTGCTGGACGGCAAATTAAAATTATCCTCAAATCAAGGGAAATCTAAGGTAAATTTAAATTATAATCACCGAGAAAATATGTTTGATTTATGGGATTTGATTAACTATGGTTCTCAGTTTGAACAAAAACTGGAAAATTATCTCTATCAAAAATTGGAAAAATAA
- the pcnB gene encoding polynucleotide adenylyltransferase PcnB: MRCIIFKYIKSLFSKSKKQTQENEQKSRVKQAENVEKPIRTKRSTPKLTRQQSAKKNVKGHQTDVPSHLLHKKFTANASQYGISPKSFPKNALSIVDKLHLAGYEAYVVGGCIRDLLLEKKPKDFDIATNARPEEIQRIFGRQCRLIGRRFRLAHIVYGREIFEVATFRAGHDSHSNDKISKVSDEGMLLRDNVYGSLRDDAERRDFTVNALYYDTKRNLIFDFFNGIEDLRAGKLSLIGEPAVRYQEDPVRMLRAIRFMAKLDMFLDKATASPIREMAPLLTNIPAARLFDESLKLLQSGEGLKTYRLLREYGLLNFLFPVLIPFFTQKEDSNAERMIVKALTSTDERIADKLPVNPAFLFAALLWYPLREKMEQLKNEGGFNSHDAMMLAANDVLAESCKSIALHRRHTAVIRDIWSLQFQMMKRSGNRPQQTLEHIKFRAGFDLLVMRAEIEGGDLVELSAWWHEYQFSNDGQRNELLKSVRHLPSVQAEQKKKRRRKTFRKKSKAAKVE; the protein is encoded by the coding sequence TTGAGGTGTATTATTTTTAAGTATATTAAGTCGTTGTTTTCCAAGTCTAAAAAACAAACACAGGAAAATGAGCAGAAATCAAGAGTGAAACAGGCGGAGAATGTTGAAAAACCAATCCGTACTAAACGCTCAACGCCTAAATTGACCAGACAACAAAGTGCGAAAAAAAACGTTAAAGGGCATCAAACAGATGTACCATCTCATCTTTTACATAAAAAATTCACGGCAAATGCTTCACAATATGGTATCAGTCCGAAGAGTTTCCCTAAAAATGCACTTTCTATTGTCGATAAATTACACTTAGCCGGCTACGAAGCTTATGTGGTGGGTGGTTGTATTCGTGATTTACTACTTGAGAAAAAACCAAAAGATTTTGATATTGCAACCAACGCTCGTCCGGAAGAAATACAGCGTATTTTCGGCAGACAATGTCGTTTAATCGGTCGTCGTTTCCGTTTGGCTCATATTGTGTATGGACGTGAGATTTTCGAAGTAGCCACGTTCAGAGCCGGTCACGATTCTCATAGCAATGATAAAATATCAAAAGTAAGTGATGAAGGAATGTTGCTGCGTGATAATGTTTACGGCAGCTTAAGAGATGATGCCGAACGCCGTGATTTTACCGTTAATGCGTTATATTATGATACAAAACGTAACTTAATTTTTGACTTCTTCAATGGTATTGAAGATTTAAGAGCCGGAAAATTATCACTAATTGGAGAGCCGGCGGTACGTTATCAAGAAGATCCGGTGCGTATGCTACGGGCTATTCGTTTTATGGCGAAGTTAGATATGTTTTTAGATAAAGCAACAGCTTCTCCAATTCGAGAGATGGCTCCTTTGTTAACTAATATACCTGCTGCTCGTTTATTTGATGAATCGTTAAAATTATTGCAGTCGGGAGAAGGGCTTAAAACTTACCGGTTACTACGGGAATATGGCTTGTTAAATTTCTTATTTCCTGTGCTTATTCCGTTTTTTACTCAAAAAGAAGATTCTAATGCTGAGCGAATGATTGTAAAAGCATTAACTTCTACTGATGAGCGTATTGCTGATAAGTTGCCGGTTAACCCTGCGTTTTTATTTGCGGCACTGCTTTGGTATCCACTACGTGAAAAAATGGAACAGCTTAAAAATGAAGGTGGTTTTAACAGCCACGATGCGATGATGTTAGCAGCAAATGATGTATTGGCAGAAAGCTGTAAATCTATTGCGTTGCATCGCCGTCATACTGCGGTTATTCGAGATATTTGGTCATTGCAATTCCAAATGATGAAACGCAGTGGAAATCGCCCACAACAAACGCTAGAGCATATTAAATTCCGAGCCGGTTTTGATTTATTGGTTATGCGTGCGGAAATTGAAGGGGGAGACTTAGTTGAGTTATCTGCCTGGTGGCATGAATATCAATTCAGTAATGATGGACAACGCAATGAGTTGTTAAAATCTGTCCGCCATTTACCAAGCGTGCAAGCAGAACAAAAGAAAAAACGCCGCCGCAAGACGTTTAGGAAAAAGTCAAAAGCGGCTAAAGTAGAATGA
- a CDS encoding amidohydrolase family protein, producing the protein MSQLIRTLKSHIRDEIIKKGGWVNAHAHADRAFTMTPEKITVYQNANLQQKWDLVDEVKRNSSVDDYYRRFSQAIELMISQGVTAFGTFVDIDQVCEDRAIIAAHKAREVYKSDIILKFANQTLKGVIEPTAKKWFDIGSEMVDMIGGLPYRDELDYGKGLEAMDILMDKAKSLGKMLHVHVDQFNSPKEKETEQLCDKSIEHGMQGKVVAIHGISIGAHPKDYRKMLYQKMRESQMMVIACPMAWIDSGRKEDLQPFHNALTPADELIPEGITVAIGTDNICDYMVPLCEGDMWQELSLLSAGCRFTNLEEMANIASVNGRKVLGLV; encoded by the coding sequence ATGAGCCAATTGATTCGCACCCTAAAAAGCCATATTCGTGATGAAATTATCAAAAAAGGCGGCTGGGTTAATGCACATGCTCACGCTGACCGTGCGTTTACAATGACACCTGAAAAAATTACTGTCTACCAAAATGCTAATCTTCAGCAAAAATGGGATTTAGTCGATGAAGTAAAACGAAATTCTAGCGTTGATGACTATTATCGCCGCTTTTCGCAGGCTATTGAGTTAATGATTTCTCAAGGAGTTACAGCATTTGGTACCTTTGTTGATATTGATCAGGTTTGCGAGGACCGAGCTATTATTGCAGCTCACAAAGCCCGAGAAGTTTATAAAAGTGATATTATTTTAAAATTTGCTAACCAAACCTTAAAAGGCGTGATTGAGCCAACTGCTAAAAAATGGTTTGATATCGGCTCTGAAATGGTGGATATGATTGGAGGCTTACCGTACCGAGATGAATTGGATTACGGTAAGGGATTAGAAGCAATGGATATTTTAATGGATAAAGCAAAATCTCTTGGCAAAATGTTGCATGTCCATGTTGATCAATTTAACTCGCCAAAAGAGAAAGAAACCGAGCAACTGTGCGATAAATCTATCGAACATGGTATGCAAGGGAAAGTAGTTGCTATTCATGGTATTTCGATCGGTGCACATCCAAAAGATTACCGTAAAATGCTTTACCAAAAAATGCGAGAAAGCCAAATGATGGTGATTGCCTGCCCAATGGCGTGGATTGATAGCGGCAGAAAAGAAGATCTGCAGCCGTTTCATAATGCATTAACACCGGCAGATGAGCTCATTCCGGAAGGAATTACCGTTGCAATCGGTACAGACAATATCTGTGACTACATGGTGCCACTTTGTGAAGGCGATATGTGGCAAGAACTCAGCCTACTCTCTGCAGGCTGCCGCTTTACTAACCTAGAAGAAATGGCGAATATCGCAAGTGTTAACGGTAGAAAGGTTCTAGGGTTAGTCTAA
- the thiB gene encoding thiamine ABC transporter substrate binding subunit, producing the protein MKFTVSSLAFLAATAFAQQPTLTVYTYSSFASEYGPAPKLEQNFEKVCSCDVKFMPFGDSVTMFNRVRLEGGKTKADVVVGIDNFLQLEAEKSGLFTEFEVNTPLEIKSKIFFPYDTGSYAFIYDKEKLKNPPKSLKELVERQDLKVIYQDPRSSSVGRGFLLWMNQVYGNETANAWKSLAKHTVTVGKGWSETYGAFLKGESDLVLSYTTSPLYHQWHENTDKYVAAPFEEGHLVQVENAAILKNSQQKALANQFLNFLHTPESQRIISYHNVMNPVLSEGVDAAFAKMPTYKTLEFSQPSPETVQKWLSEWSKSW; encoded by the coding sequence ATGAAATTTACTGTATCTTCGCTGGCATTTTTGGCTGCGACAGCCTTTGCCCAGCAACCCACCTTAACGGTTTATACCTATAGTTCTTTTGCTTCTGAATACGGCCCTGCACCAAAATTAGAACAAAACTTCGAAAAAGTGTGTAGCTGTGATGTAAAATTTATGCCTTTTGGTGATAGTGTTACGATGTTTAATCGTGTACGTTTAGAAGGCGGTAAAACGAAAGCGGATGTGGTTGTCGGTATTGATAACTTTTTACAGCTTGAGGCGGAAAAATCGGGACTGTTTACAGAATTTGAGGTGAACACGCCTCTAGAGATTAAGAGCAAAATATTTTTCCCTTATGATACCGGTTCTTATGCGTTTATTTATGATAAAGAAAAATTAAAAAATCCACCTAAAAGCTTAAAAGAACTGGTTGAACGCCAAGATTTAAAAGTGATTTATCAAGATCCAAGAAGCAGCAGTGTTGGACGTGGTTTTCTATTATGGATGAATCAAGTTTACGGAAATGAAACAGCAAATGCTTGGAAAAGCTTAGCAAAACACACGGTAACTGTTGGTAAAGGGTGGTCTGAAACCTACGGTGCTTTTTTAAAAGGCGAATCTGATTTAGTATTAAGTTATACTACTTCGCCCTTATATCATCAATGGCATGAAAATACCGATAAATATGTGGCAGCACCTTTTGAAGAAGGGCATTTAGTACAAGTTGAAAATGCAGCTATCTTAAAAAACAGTCAGCAAAAAGCATTAGCCAATCAATTTTTGAACTTTTTGCATACACCGGAATCACAGCGTATTATCTCATACCATAATGTGATGAATCCTGTGTTAAGTGAAGGTGTTGATGCAGCCTTTGCAAAAATGCCAACTTACAAAACATTAGAATTTAGCCAACCATCGCCTGAAACGGTTCAAAAGTGGCTTTCTGAGTGGTCAAAAAGTTGGTAA
- a CDS encoding YnbE family lipoprotein, which translates to MKTSQFYFAIFLANLTACTPKVQLETPTEGITINMNVVVDHRIDVKMDEKSRAVIKTGENKIKD; encoded by the coding sequence ATGAAAACGAGCCAATTTTATTTTGCAATATTTTTAGCAAATTTGACCGCTTGCACGCCCAAAGTGCAGTTGGAAACTCCTACTGAAGGCATTACGATTAATATGAATGTAGTGGTTGATCACCGCATTGATGTGAAAATGGATGAAAAATCCAGAGCGGTGATCAAAACCGGTGAAAATAAAATAAAAGATTAA